From Paenibacillus sp. PvR098:
TTAGAAGTTAAATGAGCCGGACGTCTTGAAGGCAGCAGTCCGGCATGAAAGCAAATTTCATCGCTATAGCAGTTCCCGATTCCAGCAATTACGCTCTGGTTTACTAGATTGCTTTTGAGCGTGCCTCTCTTGACACGCAGACGTTCCTCAAATCTCTCCGCAGTGAGTTCGGAATCGAACGGCTCAGGTCCCAGCTTTTTCATAAGCCTAGAGATCTCTTCTGCTTCATAAAGATGCAGGTACCCCAAGCGAAGCCCGATACAAAACAAATGCCAGACTCCAAAATCGATGCGCACCTGTACGGTACGCTCCGGCGTTTCGTCCTTCGTACCGTAAAATATGATGCCTCCAAGCATCAAATGAAGCACCAGCACCTTGCCGGAGGTTAACTGAAACAGCAAATGCTTGCCCCGCCGGTCAACCATACTAACCGCTTGACCTGCAAGTTCCCGTTTGAACCGCTCCAGAGCAACATTAATCGACCTCTCGCGTCCGACCTCCGTGCCGGTAATTGTCCGACCTACGATTCGTCTGTTCAGCAGGATGCGATAATTTTCCATTTCGGGGAGCTCCGGCACCTTTTTCACCTTCCTCATTTGTTCGATCTTTCACTAGATTTCCATGAGGAAGGGAATTTATACCTTACAGCAGCAGAGACAGCTGTTCGGAGCCCAACGTGGACCTTCGCTTTCTTGGCAATTTGGGTGCAGCAGGTGACGAAGCAGAAGAGAAGGCCGCAGCCGATTTTCTCTTCAGCCGTTCAATCCTTTTTTCCAATTCAGCGGCTTCCGTTCCCGTATCCTTCTGTCGATCACTCCGGCTGCCAGCTCCCGGTCGACTCCCGTTACGCTTTAGCGCGCCGCGCCGCCATACGAGATCGAGGGCTAGCTCAGCGTAATCCAAAGCCGGCTTCCATTCTTTCACTTTGTGCTCATAATACATAGACAGCTCAATATATGGCTCAAGAGCTGCGGTGCGGCTGACGCCCTTGCAAGCAATATAATGCTTCCACAGAAGACAAGCTTCAGTCAGGTTCCGCCGCCGTTTGAAAAATTGAGCCAGCGCAAGCAAGCAGTCATCCACATCACCGGTATTCCTCTGTGATTCGTCTGAGAGCAATTCCTCCGCTAAGGCACCCAAGGCCTCGTCGGCCTTCGCCTGCATACCGATCTTCTCCAGCCACAGCCCAAGCCGGAACCATTCTTCCCTGCCGAATTCTCGGGCATGCATCCAGTCGAGCTTTCCGCCCAGTAAAGCGGTGAAATGTACAGCCAACCCGGCCAACGACAGGACGTCCAGCTCGTTATGCACAAACACGCCTTTTAGAACCTCCGGATCCCGCTCTGCCAAATATTGAAAATAAAGCGCAGGCGCCATAGACCCGGGAACATCATTCTCCCGATGCACGCCAAGACGCTCCTCTTCGACATTACCTAGTCGGCAGGACGTCAGCGAATGCTTCCATAAACTTCTGGACGGATACAGAAAATCGATATGTCCAGCAGGCTCGGACTGCAGCGGCATTCGGTTCATAATGTACCGGTTCTTGATGATCGGCCAGTCGAACGACTTGCCGTTATAAGAAATTAGCACAGGACGGTTTTTCAGCTTGTCTTGAAGGTACCCAAGCATGGCCGCTTCTTCTCCCGGGTGCCGAATCAGCATTTGCTCAACTGTAAAATGATCACCCTCATAGAACCCGATTCCGATCATAAAAGAAACATTCCCCGCGCCGTGGCCTAGTCCAGTCGTCTCCGTATCCATGAAAAGCAGCCGTTCGTGTGGCATGCCGAGAGCTTCGGCCAGGCCATTTTCGGCTTCTCCCGAAGCCAGCAAACGCCAAAGCTCATTTGCGCTGCCGACCAAATCACCCAGTTTGCTGCCGCCGTGCCGATATTCGGCCTCGTAGGTGCGCCGACGGAGTACAAAATCCCCCCACTCACTCTGTTTCATGACCGCGCCGACAACGCCCCATTCATCTTCAGACGCAGCTTGTTCGTCGTGAACAACAGCTACTGGCGTCACTTCAGTTCTCTTATGTCGCATCAGCCGTTCCCTGAGCGAGCTCATCCTATTCCCTCCAATCGACGCAGCAAGCTAAGCGATAGCTGCTTTCCGGTCATACCTACTTCCTCGATCGGACCTACACAGGCCGGACAGCCGCTAAGACAACCGCATGATTTGATAAGCCGCTGCGCTTCGATCAGCAACTTCCCATGCACTTCGTATAGCCGTTCACTGAGACCTACACCGCCAGGATACCTGTCATAGAAAAAAATCGTAGGCTGCTTGTTATGCACGGCTTTCACCTGCGGAACTACGCGGATATCGTGCGGATCGCACATCAGATACAGTGGGGCGATATGAACCAGCACGTTAGATAAGCCGAGCAGCGCAAACTGCATATCGTTTACTGTCATTCCAGCGGCCACCTCATCGTCGAAGGTAAACCAATAAGAGCTGGTATGCAGTTCTTCCTCAGGAAGATGAATCGGTCCTGAGCCTATGTTCTCATGCGATCTCAGCTTGATTTTTTTGAATATCGTTGCTTTAGCGTTCACCGTTACTTCCCCGTACTGCCGCAGCAGCCCTCGCTCAGTCGCTTCCCGGTGCA
This genomic window contains:
- a CDS encoding DNA-formamidopyrimidine glycosylase family protein, whose product is MPELPEMENYRILLNRRIVGRTITGTEVGRERSINVALERFKRELAGQAVSMVDRRGKHLLFQLTSGKVLVLHLMLGGIIFYGTKDETPERTVQVRIDFGVWHLFCIGLRLGYLHLYEAEEISRLMKKLGPEPFDSELTAERFEERLRVKRGTLKSNLVNQSVIAGIGNCYSDEICFHAGLLPSRRPAHLTSNELGQLYRSMREVLNEATHYGGYMEMPLYTGDTLTGGFDSRCRVYDRDGEPCVRCGHPIVRQDVSSKKSFCCLVCQR
- a CDS encoding ribonuclease H-like domain-containing protein, translated to MSSLRERLMRHKRTEVTPVAVVHDEQAASEDEWGVVGAVMKQSEWGDFVLRRRTYEAEYRHGGSKLGDLVGSANELWRLLASGEAENGLAEALGMPHERLLFMDTETTGLGHGAGNVSFMIGIGFYEGDHFTVEQMLIRHPGEEAAMLGYLQDKLKNRPVLISYNGKSFDWPIIKNRYIMNRMPLQSEPAGHIDFLYPSRSLWKHSLTSCRLGNVEEERLGVHRENDVPGSMAPALYFQYLAERDPEVLKGVFVHNELDVLSLAGLAVHFTALLGGKLDWMHAREFGREEWFRLGLWLEKIGMQAKADEALGALAEELLSDESQRNTGDVDDCLLALAQFFKRRRNLTEACLLWKHYIACKGVSRTAALEPYIELSMYYEHKVKEWKPALDYAELALDLVWRRGALKRNGSRPGAGSRSDRQKDTGTEAAELEKRIERLKRKSAAAFSSASSPAAPKLPRKRRSTLGSEQLSLLL